The [Actinobacillus] rossii genome contains a region encoding:
- the pyrE gene encoding orotate phosphoribosyltransferase yields MQNYKREFIQFALSRNVLRFGEFKLKSGRVSPYFFNAGLFNTGADLARLGEFYAAAIQASGLEYDVIFGPAYKGIPIGTTVSVALFNQFGLDKPVCFNRKEAKDHGEGGNLIGSPLQGNVLLVDDVITAGTAIREAMDIIAANGATLSAVVIALNRKERGKGDLSAIQEVERDYQCNVLSIVDLDDLMQFIETGSQYSQYLPTMKAYREEFGV; encoded by the coding sequence ATGCAAAACTACAAACGTGAATTTATCCAATTTGCTCTAAGCCGTAATGTACTACGCTTTGGCGAGTTTAAATTAAAATCAGGTCGTGTGAGTCCTTATTTTTTTAATGCGGGTTTATTTAATACGGGGGCAGATTTAGCACGTTTAGGTGAGTTTTACGCTGCGGCTATTCAAGCCAGTGGTTTAGAGTATGATGTCATTTTTGGCCCCGCTTACAAAGGGATTCCTATCGGGACAACGGTGTCTGTGGCTTTATTCAACCAATTTGGCTTAGACAAACCGGTATGTTTTAATCGTAAAGAAGCCAAAGATCATGGTGAAGGTGGGAATCTTATTGGTTCGCCTTTACAAGGCAATGTGTTATTAGTGGACGATGTGATTACTGCAGGGACAGCCATTCGCGAAGCGATGGACATTATCGCGGCAAACGGTGCCACATTAAGTGCGGTCGTTATTGCGTTAAATCGTAAAGAACGTGGCAAAGGTGATTTGTCAGCCATTCAAGAAGTGGAACGCGATTACCAATGTAATGTACTCTCTATCGTTGATCTTGATGACTTAATGCAGTTTATCGAGACTGGCAGTCAGTACAGCCAATATCTTCCGACAATGAAAGCTTATCGTGAAGAATTTGGTGTATAA